One segment of Vicia villosa cultivar HV-30 ecotype Madison, WI unplaced genomic scaffold, Vvil1.0 ctg.000621F_1_1, whole genome shotgun sequence DNA contains the following:
- the LOC131629842 gene encoding uncharacterized protein LOC131629842, with protein MKSLFWNVRGLANSSSRLALKRLISSNKPDLVFVAEPWMDYNKLPKAWLHNLDLKLFALNQRGDLLPNLWCFCKTNLNPDIISVDDQHVSFTIKLNNTTLCFSAIYASTSYICRRSLWHKLSNVLPNVPWCFIGDFNAIISSDEYRGNHSPSKIPMTDFFNWSNDNHYIHLPTVGNFLTWSNGRKGRNLTEKRLDRAICNTDFLDACCTLVCSTLPRFKSDHFPILLTFEVDKISFKSQFKFLRMWSSHNDCINIIQSSWNVNVTGCPMFILDRKLRILKKNLKTWNNNVFGNVINKVEEAETILKEIQADISSHGYDELRHANEIKAQNDLEMALNVEEEFWKEKTRLNWLVDGDRNTRFFHQYAKIRRKIKVISALRIREDLITDNDILENHIESHFANLFNSRVVLQDNGMIQGIIPSMVDAKTNDLLTLTPSAEEIHNAIFSLNADSAPGPDGFGAYFFQKYWDVIKLDVINVVCSFFLQSWIPSNYNTNTIVLNPKTNSAYSLNQFRPIALANFKYKIISKILADRLSSILPSLISPEQKGFIHGRNIKDCICLTSEAINLLNNRSFSGNVALKIDISKAFDTLSWPFIIKTLECFGFNEKFCNWIKVILNSAHLSIGFNGKLVGYFKCSNGVRQGDPLSPLLFCLAEEVLSRGIKKLVNENKINLIKASRNYFVPSHTLYADDIMIFCRGDHKSLTAIAAFLHEYASYSGQFCNFAKSLIFAGGMSTARHQSLADLLGFSTAFPPFIYLGAPIFVGRPKASHFQFVADRIHIKLAAWKASLLSMAGRVQLVKSVIHSMMIHYMTVYNWPASIIKNIEKWMRNFIWSGNLDKKKLVTVSWKICCKDLKEGGLGIKSLRNFNSASNALLCWNFLRNKQDWAMLLAARVRRNNNFINYSISSSIWSSIKGSVNTVLENSQWVIGNGKSTLFWLDNWLGDSLVNILHIPKVFHRHLTSKICDYVDNNNWSFHDNVYTAFPSLLERIKKIIHLPLIAEEDDLIWKELDNGHLNLKSAYRFFHASTPAASWKTFLWSPNVPPSHSMIVWRLINNKIPTDENMSIRGFAFPSICNLCNSNQETSQHLFFDCVYVRKIWDWLYGVIDTHLQIHSIKDCYALISASSSPQAGVVLTACFINVFVQVWKARNLARFENKVTHWKTCITNISAMAKMVGNNTKKSSNSSMINFSLLKRFDIRINPTRSIRHIDVLWSPPPVGWIKGNIDGVASGSPSISSCGGIFRDHMGDHIGSFCNFLGEGIAELAEYSAVMVAIEKAQDCGWQKLWLESDCIIVVNAFSNSNLVPWIIKSRWLKRRSYTLSIDFMITHIYREANFCVDILASLGLKLRNFCWFSHIVPDIRRDFLLDKDGTPRLRLLH; from the coding sequence ATGAAGAGCCTCTTTTGGAATGTGAGAGGCCTGGCCAATAGCTCCTCTAGGCTTGCTCTAAAGAGATTAATTAGTTCTAATAAACCAGATTTGGTTTTTGTGGCTGAACCTTGGATGGACTACAATAAGCTCCCTAAGGCTTGGCTGCATAACTTGGATCTGAAGTTGTTTGCCCTTAATCAGAGAGGTGACCTTTTGCCAAACCTGTGGTGTTTTTGCAAAACAAATCTTAATCCCGATATTATTTCCGTTGACGACCAACATGTTTCTTTTACTATTAAACTTAACAATACCACTCTTTGTTTCTCTGCTATTTATGCTTCGACGAGTTATATTTGTAGGAGGAGTCTGTGGCATAAGTTGAGCAATGTTCTTCCTAATGTGCCTTGGTGTTTTATCGGAGATTTCAATGCAATTATCAGCTCTGATGAATACCGGGGAAATCATTCTCCCTCCAAAATCCCCATGACTGACTTCTTCAATTGGTCTAATGATAATCATTACATTCATCTCCCTACGGTTGGCAATTTTCTGACTTGGTCGAATGGTCGCAAAGGTAGGAATTTGACTGAAAAACGGCTGGATAGAGCCATTTGTAATACTGATTTCCTGGACGCCTGCTGCACTTTGGTTTGTAGTACTCTTCCTAGATTTAAATCGGATCACTTTCCTATCTTACTTACTTTTGAGGTtgataaaatttcttttaaatccCAATTTAAGTTTCTTAGAATGTGGTCTTCTCATAATGACTGCATTAATATTATTCAAAGTTCCTGGAATGTTAATGTTACAGGTTGCCCGATGTTCATCTTGGACAGAAAGTTAAGGATTCTTAAAAAAAACCTTAAAACTTGGAATAACAATGTTTTCGGTAACGTTATAAATAAGGTTGAGGAAGCTGAAACTATTCTCAAGGAGATACAGGCTGACATCTCCAGTCATGGTTATGATGAGCTTCGGCATGCTAATGAGATTAAAGCTCAAAATGACCTTGAGATGGCGCTTAATGTTGAGGAAGAGTTTTGGAAAGAAAAAACTAGGCTCAATTGGCTTGTGGATGGGGACCGTAACACTCGGTTTTTTCACCAGTATGCTAAAATTCGCAGGAAGATCAAAGTCATTTCTGCTCTTAGAATTAGGGAAGATCTTATCACTGATAATGATATTTTAGAAAACCATATTGAATCTCACTTTGCTAACTTGTTTAACAGTAGGGTTGTTTTGCAGGATAATGGTATGATTCAGGGCATTATTCCTTCTATGGTGGATGCCAAAACCAATGATCTTCTCACATTGACTCCTTCTGCCGAAGAGATTCACAATGCCATCTTCTCGCTCAATGCGGATTCGGCTCCGGGCCCGGATGGTTTTGGGGCTTATTTCTTCCAGAAATATTGGGATGTTATAAAACTTGATGTCATTAATGttgtttgttcattctttttgcaGAGCTGGATTCCTTCAAACTACAATACGAACACTATTGTTCTTAATCCCAAGACCAACTCAGCCTATTCTTTGAATCAGTTTAGGCCTATTGCGCTGGCGAATTTTAAATACAAGATCATCTCCAAGATTCTCGCTGACAGGCTTTCTTCCATCCTTCCTTCCTTAATTTCTCCTGAACAAAAAGGATTCATCCATGGTAGAAATATTAAGGATTGCATTTGCCTCACCTCGGAGGCCATTAACCTCCTTAATAACAGAAGCTTTAGTGGCAATGTCGCTCTAAAGATCGACATCTCTAAAGCGTTCGACACGCTCAGTTGGCCGTTTATCATTAAAACCCTTGAGTGTTTTGGTTTCAATGAGAAATTTTGTAATTGGATTAAAGTCATTCTTAATTCTGCTCATTTGTCTATTGGCTTTAACGGCAAACTCGTCGGTTATTTCAAATGCTCTAATGGCGTTAGACAAGGAGACCCCCTATCTCCTCTCCTTTTTTGTTTAGCCGAGGAGGTCCTTAGTAGGGGGAttaaaaagttggttaatgagAATAAAATTAATCTCATCAAGGCTTCTAGGAATTATTTTGTCCCCTCTCACACCCTTTATGCGGACGACATTATGATTTTTTGTCGAGGGGACCATAAATCTCTTACCGCCATTGCTGCATTCTTACATGAATATGCTTCTTATTCTGGCCAGTTTTGTAACTTTGCtaaatcccttatttttgcaggtgggatGTCCACGGCTAGACATCAAAGCTTAGCGGATCTTCTGGGATTCTCGACTGCCTTTCCTCCGTTCATATATCTCGGGGCTCCTATCTTCGTTGGTCGTCCGAAAGCTTCCCATTTTCAGTTTGTGGCGGACAGAATTCATATAAAGTTGGCGGCTTGGAAAGCTAGTTTGTTATCCATGGCGGGAAGAGTCCAATTGGTGAAATCCGTCATTCACAGTATGATGATTCATTATATGACTGTTTATAATTGGCCGGCTAGCATTATCAAAAATATCGAGAAATGGATGCGCAATTTCATATGGAGTGGTAATTTGGATAAGAAAAAGTTAGTCACGGTATCTTGGAAGATTTGCTGCAAAGATCTTAAAGAGGGAGGATTGGGTATCAAATCTCTTAGGAACTTTAACTCAGCTTCTAATGCACTGCTCTGCTGGAATTTCTTGAGAAACAAACAAGACTGGGCTATGTTGTTGGCTGCCAGAGTTAGAAGAAAcaacaatttcatcaattattcCATCAGCTCCTCCATTTGGAGTAGCATCAAAGGCTCGGTTAACACTGTGTTAGAGAACTCCCAGTGGGTTATCGGTAACGGAAAATCCACGTTATTTTGGCTGGATAATTGGCTCGGAGACTCGTTGGTGAACATTTTACATATTCCGAAGGTCTTCCACCGACACCTCACCTCAAAAATCTGCGACTATGTTGACAATAACAATTGGAGCTTTCATGACAATGTTTACACAGCTTTTCCCAGTCTCCTTGAGAGGATAAAAAAGATTATCCATCTTCCCCTTATTGCGGAAGAGGACGATTTGATTTGGAAGGAGCTTGATAATGGCCATTTAAATCTTAAATCTGCTTACAGGTTCTTTCATGCCTCAACGCCGGCAGCTTCGTGGAAAACTTTTCTTTGGAGTCCGAATGTTCCTCCCTCTCATTCTATGATTGTGTGGCGCCTTATCAATAACAAAATACCGACGGATGAGAACATGTCGATTCGTGGTTTTGCTTTTCCCTCTATCTGCAATCTCTGTAATTCGAATCAAGAAACTTCCCAACATTTATTCTTTGATTGCGTTTATGTTCGGAAAATCTGGGATTGGCTTTATGGCGTTATTGACACTCATTTGCAGATCCATTCTATTAAGGATTGCTATGCTTTGATCTCTGCCAGCAGCTCTCCTCAGGCAGGGGTGGTCCTTACGGcttgttttattaatgttttCGTGCAAGTTTGGAAAGCAAGAAACTTGGCCAGGTTTGAAAATAAGGTCACTCATTGGAAAACCTGTATTACTAATATCAGTGCGATGGCCAAGATGGTTGGTAATAATACGAAGAAATCCTCTAACTCTTCTATGATAAATTTCTCTCTTCTCAAAAGATTTGATATCAGGATAAATCCGACTAGATCGATCCGTCACATTGACGTGTTATGGTCTCCTCCGCCGGTGGGTTGGATAAAAGGAAACATTGATGGGGTGGCTTCTGGTTCCCCCTCTATTAGCTCTTGTGGTGGTATATTTAGAGACCACATGGGTGATCATATTGGGAGCTTTTGCAATTTCTTGGGGGAAGGGATAGCGGAGTTGGCGGAATATAGTGCTGTTATGGTGGCCATTGAGAAAGCTCAAGATTGTGGTTGGCAGAAGCTATGGCTTGAATCGGATTGCATCATTGTTGTTAACGCGTTTTCTAACTCTAACTTAGTGCCTTGGATTATCAAGTCTCGTTGGCTTAAGCGTCGGTCTTACACGCTTTCAATAGATTTCATGATCACACATATTTATagagaagccaatttttgtgTCGATATCCTGGCTAGTTTAGGTCTCAAACTTAGGAATTTTTGTTGGTTCTCTCATATTGTTCCGGATATTCGTAGGGATTTCTTGCTTGACAAGGATGGTACCCCTAGACTTAGACTTCTTCACTAA
- the LOC131629864 gene encoding calcium-transporting ATPase 4, endoplasmic reticulum-type-like codes for MGKGGENYGKKENSSSDESGSEIFKAWAKDVRECEEQFKVSVKSGLSDEEVENRRKIYGFNELEKHDGQSIWKLVLEQFNDTLVRILLAAAIISFVLAWYDGDEGGEMEITAFVEPLVIFLILIVNAIVGVWQESNAEKALEALKEIQSEHASVIRNNERVPSMPAKELVPGDIVELKVGDKVPADMRVVELVSSTLRLEQGSLTGESEAVNKTNKPVAEDTDIQGKRCIVFAGTTVVNGHCFCLVTHTGMETEIGKVHNQIQEASQSEEDTPLKKKLNEFGERLTMMIGLICILVWLINVKYFLTWEYVNGWPANFKFSFEKCTYYFEIAVALAVAAIPEGLPAVITTCLALGTRKMAQKNALVRKLPSVETLGCTTVICSDKTGTLTTNQMAVSKLVAIGPNIDTLRAFKVEGTTYNPSDGQIENLPAGQLDANLQMIAKIAAICNDAGVSQSEHKFVAHGMPTEAALKVLVEKMGLPEGSKDIQSGSKSTILRCCEWWNKHDRRIATLEFDRDRKSMGVIVDTGAGKNSLLVKGAVENVLDRSSKIQLRDGSVVKLDNNAKNLILQALHEMSTSALRCLGFAYKDELTNFENYNGNDDHPAHQLLLDPSNYSSIENELIFVGLVGLRDPPREEVYQAIEDCRAAGIRVMVITGDNKNTAEAICREIGVFTPNEDISSKSVTGRDFMELRDKKAYLRQSGGLLFSRAEPRHKQDIVRLLKEEGEVVAMTGDGVNDAPALKLADIGIAMGIAGTEVAKEASDMVLADDNFSSIVAAVGEGRSIYNNMKAFIRYMISSNIGEVASIFLTAALGIPEGLIPVQLLWVNLVTDGPPATALGFNPPDKDIMKKPPRRSDDSLINLWILFRYLVIGIYVGLATVGVFIIWYTHGSFLGIDLSGDGHTLVTYSQLANWGQCSSWNNFTAAPFTAGSRVISFDDNPCDYFQTGKVKAMTLSLSVLVAIEMFNSLNALSEDGSLLTMPPWVNPWLLLAMSISFGLHFLILYVPFLAQVFGIVPLSFNEWLLVLAVALPVILIDEVLKFVGRCTSGSARRSKQKSE; via the exons ATGGGGAAGGGAGGTGAGAATTATGGGAAGAAGGAGAACTCGAGTTCTGATGAATCGGGGAGTGAAATCTTCAAGGCGTGGGCGAAGGATGTGCGTGAATGCGAGGAACAGTTTAAGGTGAGTGTGAAATCAGGGTTGAGTGACGAGGAGGTTGAGAATCGGCGTAAGATCTATGGTTTCAACGAATTGGAGAAGCACGATGGGCAATCGATTTGGAAATTGGTTTTGGAACAGTTTAACGATACTTTGGTGAGGATTCTTCTGGCTGCGGCTATAATTTCGTTTGTTTTGGCTTGGTATGATGGGGATGAAGGTGGTGAGATGGAGATTACGGCTTTCGTGGAGCCTTTGGTGATATTTTTGATATTGATTGTGAACGCGATTGTTGGGGTTTGGCAAGAGAGTAACGCGGAGAAGGCGTTGGAGGCTTTGAAGGAGATTCAATCGGAGCATGCCTCTGTGATTCGGAATAATGAGAGAGTACCTAGCATGCCGGCGAAGGAGCTTGTTCCTGGGGATATTGTGGAGCTTAAGGTTGGGGATAAGGTGCCTGCTGATATGAGGGTTGTGGAATTGGTAAGTTCGACTCTGAGATTGGAGCAGGGTTCGTTGACTGGTGAGAGTGAAGCGGTGAATAAGACTAATAAGCCTGTTGCTGAGGATACTGATATTCAAGGCAAGAGGTGTATTGTTTTTGCTGGGACGACGGTTGTTAATGGTCATTGCTTTTGCTTGGTCACTCATACTGGCATGGAGACGGAGATTGGGAAGGTGCATAACCAGATACAGGAGGCGTCACAGAGTGAGGAAGATACTCCTTTGAAGAAGAAGCTTAATGAATTCGGAGAGAGGCTGACGATGATGATTGGACTCATTTGTATTTTGGTTTGGCTTATCAATGTCAAGTATTTCCTTACATGGGAGTATGTTAACGGATGGCCCGCGAACTTCAAGTTTTCATTTGAGAAGTGTACGTATTACTTTGAGATTGCGGTGGCGTTGGCTGTGGCTGCTATTCCCGAGGGATTGCCTGCTGTCATCACAACTTGCCTTGCACTTGGTACTCGCAAGATGGCCCAGAAGAATGCCCTGGTTCGGAAACTACCCAGTGTCGAAACTCTGGGTTGTACAACTGTGATTTGTTCTGATAAAACTGGAACACTGACTACGAACCAGATGGCTGTTTCAAAACTAGTAGCTATTGGCCCTAATATAGATACACTCCGAGCCTTTAAGGTGGAAGGAACTACGTATAATCCATCTGATGGTCAAATAGAGAATTTGCCAGCTGGTCAATTGGATGCTAATCTTCAGATGATAGCAAAAATTGCTGCTATTTGTAACGATGCTGGAGTGTCGCAGTCAGAGCATAAGTTTGTTGCCCATGGAATGCCTACTGAAGCAGCTTTGAAG GTTTTGGTAGAGAAGATGGGCCTTCCTGAAGGATCCAAAGATATACAATCAGGAAGCAAAAGTACCATACTGC GTTGTTGTGAATGGTGGAACAAACATGACCGGCGAATTGCTACTCTTGAGTTTGACCGTGACAGGAAGTCAATGGGTGTTATTGTTGACACTGGTGCGGGGAAAAATTCGCTGCTGGTTAAG GGTGCTGTCGAAAATGTGCTGGATAGAAGCTCCAAAATTCAGTTACGTGATGGTTCAGTTGTGAAACTTGACAATAATGCTAAGAACCTCATATTGCAAGCTCTTCATGAAATGTCCACCAGTGCATTACGCTGTTTGGGATTTGCCTACAAGGATGAGCTCACTAATTTTGAAAACTACAATGGTAATGATGATCATCCAGCCCACCAGCTTTTGCTCGACCCTTCAAATTATTCATCAATTGAAAATGAACTCATTTTTGTTGGCTTGGTTGGATTGAGG GATCCTCCTAGGGAGGAGGTATACCAAGCAATTGAAGACTGCAGAGCAGCTGGAATCCGTGTTATGGTTATAACTGGAGACAATAAAAACACTGCGGAAGCTATATGCCGTGAAATAGGTGTGTTTACACCCAATGAAGACATTAGTTCAAAAAGTGTAACTGGCAGAGATTTTATGGAACTCCGTGATAAAAAAGCTTATCTGAGACAGAGTGGCGGGCTTTTGTTTTCAAGGGCTGAACCTAGACACAAGCAGGACATTGTTAGGCTTCTTAAAGAAGAAGGGGAGGTGGTCGCTATGACTGGGGATGGTGTGAATGATGCACCTGCCTTAAAGCTTGCAGACATTGGTATTGCAATGGGCATTGCAGGGACAGAG GTGGCAAAGGAAGCTTCAGATATGGTGTTAGCAGATgataattttagttcaattgttgCTGCTGTTGGCGAAGGTAGATCTATCTACAATAACATGAAGGCTTTTATCAG GTACATGATCTCTTCCAACATTGGCGAGGTTGCTTCCATATTTCTCACAGCTGCACTGGGTATTCCTGAAGGGCTGATACCCGTCCAGCTTCTGTGGGTCAATCTTGTCACTGATGGACCCCCTGCAACAGCTTTGGGATTTAATCCTCCAGATAAGGATATAATGAAGAAGCCTCCTCGTCGCAGTGATGACTCACTAATTAACCTGTGGATTTTATTCCGCTATCTG GTTATTGGGATTTATGTTGGATTAGCTACTGTTGGCGTCTTCATTATATGGTATACTCACGGTTCCTTTTTGGGAATTGACCTCAGTGGGGATGGACATACTCTTGTGACTTACTCTCAGCTGGCCAACTGGGGTCAATGCTCCTCTTGGAATAACTTCACTGCAGCTCCCTTCACCGCTGGTTCTAGAGTCATCTCTTTTGACGACAACCCATGTGACTACTTCCAGACCGGTAAAGTCAAAGCTATGACATTGTCCCTCTCTGTGTTGGTAGCTATTGAAATGTTCAATTCTCTCAATGCTTTGTCTGAAGATGGAAGCCTTTTAACAATGCCTCCGTGGGTGAACCCTTGGCTTCTTTTGGCAATGTCCATTTCATTTGGGCTGCACTTTTTGATCTTGTATGTGCCATTCTTAGCACAAGTATTTGGCATTGTTCCCCTGAGCTTCAACGAGTGGCTTTTGGTTTTGGCGGTTGCATTGCCAGTTATTCTAATTGACGAGGTTCTGAAATTCGTTGGGAGATGTACTAGCGGGTCTGCAAGAAGATCAAAGCAAAAATCAGAGTAG
- the LOC131629843 gene encoding uncharacterized protein LOC131629843: protein MINVISKKIPVGDEQATITEKWGRSSLKRRIPIKKKDPREFAIPCTINDRTFKKVLIDYGSSVSLMPLSLLKKLGIGKISESGTKMKFVDHTIKYSYGIGKDVLVEIDKFVFPVDFKK from the coding sequence ATGATAAATGTGATTTCTAAGAAGATACCAGTGGGAGATGAACAAGCAACTATAACTGAAAAGTGGGGTAGAAGCTCTCTAAAAAGGAGGATTCCAATCAAGAAGAAAGATCCTAGAGAGTTTGCAATACCTTGCACTATAAATGACAGAACATTCAAGAAGGTGCTAATTGATTATGGTTCTAGTGTGAGCTTAATGCcattatctcttttaaaaaagCTTGGCATTGGAAAGATAAGTGAGAGTGGGACAAAAATGAAATTTGTTGATCACACCATTAAGTATTCATATGGGATAGGTAAAGATGTATTGGTGGAAATTGACAAATTTGTCTTTCCAGTTGATTTCAAGAAATAA